Proteins encoded in a region of the Sphingopyxis sp. OAS728 genome:
- a CDS encoding thermonuclease family protein — MVSGPSSLTRLRWRRRFRSLLAILLLAGLALVAWAWLPAPAPAVPLVHVIDGDSLTVRQDDAPLTIRLTGIDAVEYRQDCARGAVRWPCGREARTALEKLAGRGSLYCEVAAKDRYDRTLAACRTAPSPDGVDLGAEMVRQGWAVATSEAYMVEEAEAQAKRRGIWQGGFMRPENWRATHERPATALAPPDA, encoded by the coding sequence ATGGTTTCGGGACCCTCTTCGCTCACGCGCCTCCGCTGGCGGCGCCGTTTCCGGTCGCTGCTCGCGATTCTGCTGCTCGCCGGGCTCGCCCTTGTTGCATGGGCGTGGTTGCCGGCGCCCGCCCCCGCGGTACCGCTCGTCCATGTGATCGACGGCGACAGCCTGACGGTCCGGCAGGATGATGCTCCGCTGACGATCCGCCTGACCGGCATCGACGCGGTCGAATATCGGCAGGATTGCGCTCGCGGCGCCGTCCGCTGGCCGTGCGGGCGCGAAGCACGCACAGCGCTCGAAAAACTGGCGGGGCGCGGATCGCTCTATTGCGAGGTGGCGGCGAAGGATCGTTACGACCGCACGCTCGCCGCGTGCCGTACCGCGCCCTCCCCCGACGGCGTCGACCTTGGCGCCGAGATGGTCCGGCAAGGTTGGGCGGTCGCGACGAGCGAGGCCTATATGGTCGAGGAAGCCGAAGCGCAGGCGAAACGGCGCGGCATATGGCAGGGCGGCTTCATGCGCCCCGAAAACTGGCGCGCGACCCACGAACGCCCGGCCACTGCGCTGGCGCCGCCCGACGCCTGA
- the crcB gene encoding fluoride efflux transporter CrcB, whose product MNSLFPVMIGGAIGAGTRHLVGQAMLARLGPGFPWWTLSINIAGSLLMGLLVGWLARSGGGDTTRLFVGVGILGGFTTFSSFSMEYWMLFERGQNAQAAAYVLASVIGAIAACGLGLFLVRQVPA is encoded by the coding sequence ATGAACAGCCTGTTTCCCGTCATGATCGGCGGCGCGATCGGCGCCGGGACCCGCCATCTCGTCGGGCAGGCGATGCTCGCGCGGCTTGGTCCCGGCTTCCCGTGGTGGACGCTGTCGATCAATATCGCCGGCAGCCTGCTGATGGGCCTGCTCGTCGGCTGGCTCGCGCGCAGCGGCGGCGGCGACACCACGCGGCTGTTCGTCGGCGTCGGGATTCTCGGCGGCTTCACGACCTTCTCCTCTTTCAGCATGGAATATTGGATGCTTTTCGAACGCGGCCAAAACGCTCAGGCAGCCGCCTATGTCCTCGCGTCGGTGATCGGCGCGATCGCCGCCTGCGGGCTCGGCCTGTTCCTCGTGCGGCAGGTGCCGGCATGA